Proteins encoded within one genomic window of Bacillus sp. F19:
- a CDS encoding bifunctional metallophosphatase/5'-nucleotidase: protein MRHTVKIASMFFLFFFILFLASVYGGSQGRAGTDENQLSEVHLLGMNDLHGQLNTHSVLSGKKVGGAEYLSAHVNRLRQEHEHTMLVHAGDMTGGSPPISSLFQDEPTVQFLNQLRVDVGTPGNHEFDQGANELTRLVGGGFHPKTGFFKGTHSDYISANVINKATGKPMFPSYSIKEIDGVKIGFIGVVTTETNQFLLPENQDQIEIIDEVTAINQTVEQLNKKGIKSIVVLAHVAAKSDNNGKNASEALTEMAPIISDEVDVIFGAHSHHHANTVVDNKLIVQSYSYGKALSDVTLTIDRKKKEIVQKEAEIVLTDHKSVKPDQSALQLIKKYQDKLGEEYSTPIGRLPQNLSRKKNDQGESPLAGFIASALNEEMNTEISMVHHGGIRESLKEGDITKQQLIAALPFHHYAVKVSMTGKELKNILEQQWALKEENLLQTEGITFSINRNAPSGERISELKTAQGEMIQDNSTYTVATSNYLASGGDGFKGFKQTDLVKKGPELSELLSNYLIVNQ, encoded by the coding sequence TTGAGACATACTGTGAAAATTGCATCCATGTTCTTTTTATTCTTTTTTATCCTTTTTCTTGCTTCTGTCTATGGCGGGAGCCAGGGACGAGCTGGTACAGATGAAAATCAGCTGTCAGAGGTTCATTTGCTTGGAATGAATGATTTGCATGGACAGCTCAATACGCATTCCGTGCTTTCAGGCAAAAAAGTCGGTGGTGCAGAGTATCTTTCTGCTCATGTAAACAGGCTGAGACAGGAACACGAACACACGATGCTTGTTCATGCAGGTGATATGACAGGCGGAAGTCCCCCTATTTCTTCTCTTTTTCAAGATGAACCGACCGTTCAATTTTTAAATCAGCTGCGTGTTGATGTCGGCACTCCCGGAAATCATGAGTTTGACCAGGGAGCAAACGAACTGACACGGCTTGTAGGCGGCGGATTCCATCCAAAAACAGGTTTCTTCAAAGGCACTCATTCGGATTATATATCAGCAAACGTCATCAATAAAGCAACAGGAAAACCGATGTTTCCCTCATATTCCATAAAAGAAATTGACGGGGTCAAAATTGGATTTATAGGAGTCGTCACAACAGAGACCAATCAATTCCTGCTGCCGGAGAATCAAGATCAAATTGAAATCATTGATGAAGTAACGGCTATCAATCAGACAGTTGAACAGCTTAATAAAAAAGGGATCAAATCCATCGTCGTTCTGGCGCACGTTGCAGCGAAGTCAGATAATAACGGGAAGAACGCAAGTGAAGCTTTGACCGAGATGGCGCCAATAATAAGTGATGAAGTTGATGTGATCTTCGGAGCGCACAGTCATCATCATGCCAACACGGTCGTAGATAACAAGCTTATCGTACAAAGCTACTCGTACGGGAAAGCTCTCTCAGACGTGACATTAACGATAGACCGAAAAAAGAAGGAAATTGTTCAAAAAGAGGCTGAGATTGTTTTAACTGATCACAAATCCGTCAAGCCTGATCAATCAGCCCTTCAATTAATTAAGAAATATCAGGATAAGCTTGGAGAAGAATACAGCACACCCATTGGAAGACTTCCTCAAAATTTATCAAGAAAAAAGAATGATCAAGGTGAATCACCATTAGCTGGCTTCATAGCAAGCGCTCTGAACGAGGAAATGAACACAGAGATATCCATGGTGCACCATGGCGGAATACGCGAAAGCTTAAAAGAGGGAGATATTACAAAGCAGCAGTTAATTGCAGCTCTTCCTTTTCACCATTACGCAGTAAAGGTGTCTATGACAGGAAAAGAATTAAAGAACATTCTTGAACAGCAGTGGGCTTTAAAGGAAGAAAATTTGCTGCAGACAGAAGGAATTACCTTTTCCATCAATCGAAACGCTCCTTCAGGCGAAAGGATAAGTGAGTTAAAGACCGCTCAGGGAGAAATGATTCAGGAT
- a CDS encoding alpha/beta-type small acid-soluble spore protein, with amino-acid sequence MARSSNKLLVPGIEQALDQIKYEIAQEFGVSLGSDTAARSNGSVGGEITKRLVAQAQAGLGGQSSKTE; translated from the coding sequence ATGGCACGCAGCAGCAACAAATTACTTGTTCCAGGAATTGAACAGGCACTGGATCAAATCAAATATGAAATTGCACAGGAATTTGGAGTTTCGCTTGGATCTGACACAGCAGCACGATCAAACGGATCTGTAGGTGGAGAAATTACAAAGCGCTTAGTCGCTCAAGCACAAGCAGGACTTGGCGGACAATCCTCTAAAACTGAATAA
- a CDS encoding LCP family protein yields MRSDIHIQKKKSGKKKVLVFFSILTLLFAGIGWFAYDQFVSGMNKTAAEANIKKTEYTFNGQKDENGNTNVLVLGSDSRGEKHARTDTIMIAQYNENTNKPKLLSIMRDSYVEIPGHGQNKINAAFAIGGPDLLRETIKHNFDIDIQHYAIIDFKGFESMIDTAFPEGVEINVESQMSEKIGVTIEPGLQKLDGEHLLGYVRYRGGADSDFGRVKRQQEVMNLLMKDMLTIEGVTKLPKLAGVITPYINTNVDTSTGIFIAKDIITNKSDLETMRIPVDGSFENARYDGAGSVLDINIEENREAIKTFMNS; encoded by the coding sequence ATGCGTTCAGATATTCATATACAAAAGAAAAAGAGCGGCAAAAAGAAAGTATTGGTCTTTTTCTCTATCCTGACTCTTCTGTTTGCTGGAATTGGCTGGTTCGCCTACGATCAATTTGTATCAGGCATGAATAAAACAGCAGCAGAAGCAAACATAAAAAAAACTGAATATACATTTAATGGCCAAAAAGATGAAAATGGAAACACCAATGTTCTGGTGCTGGGCAGTGATTCAAGAGGAGAAAAGCATGCCCGCACAGATACAATCATGATTGCTCAGTATAATGAAAACACAAATAAGCCAAAGCTGCTTTCCATTATGCGTGATTCCTACGTGGAAATTCCGGGACACGGACAGAACAAAATAAATGCCGCATTTGCTATAGGCGGTCCCGACCTGCTTCGCGAAACAATCAAGCATAACTTTGATATCGATATCCAGCACTATGCCATTATTGACTTCAAGGGGTTTGAAAGCATGATTGATACAGCATTTCCAGAAGGCGTAGAAATAAATGTTGAGAGTCAAATGTCGGAAAAAATCGGTGTAACGATCGAGCCTGGTCTTCAGAAGCTAGATGGTGAGCACCTATTGGGATACGTGCGCTACCGCGGCGGAGCCGACAGTGATTTCGGCAGAGTAAAACGCCAGCAGGAAGTTATGAATCTTTTAATGAAAGATATGCTCACTATAGAGGGTGTAACCAAATTGCCTAAACTCGCTGGAGTGATAACACCTTATATTAATACGAATGTGGATACGTCTACAGGCATTTTCATCGCAAAAGATATTATCACGAATAAATCCGATCTTGAAACCATGCGCATCCCAGTTGACGGCAGCTTTGAAAATGCCAGATACGACGGAGCCGGATCTGTTTTAGATATAAATATTGAGGAAAATAGAGAAGCGATCAAAACATTTATGAATTCATAA
- a CDS encoding penicillin-binding transpeptidase domain-containing protein produces the protein MKKSYILAAIVLLVFILGACSKGPTPEERFQEYVSLWNEQKFNEMYDFLSADAKSKMTEKEFTVRYKKIYQSIEVSSLKVTYDKPEEEADRGDEKKASLPYALKMETLAGPVEFEQDAVFVQEETDKEENWFLAWNPSMIFPQLKEGDAVRVSEIKPLRGSIFDKYGKGIAIQAKVPEIQVVPGQLGDNPEKVKAEAAKLLNLSVEDIDAKLSANWVKPDVSVPIMKVDPANKELLKKVTSLPGFQKADVDSRYYPQGESSAHLSGYVGSISAEQLGDLKDKGYTSTSQIGKAGLEYVYEERLRGKSGYRIFIDSSNETIAETPAENGEDITVTIDSGLQKQLYNQLKGDSGTAVALHPKTGETLAMVSSPSYNPNQFVFGMSGAAYQALAENPHKPLSAKFNKTFSPGSTFKPITAAVGLKTGSIEPEAVKKITGPSWQKGPEWGKYTITRVSDKYSSVNLERALVSSDNIYFAQAALDIGPEAFKKGLEEFGFSEEIDYPFPIATSSISTSDLAAEEILLADSGYGQGEVQMSPMHLAAAYTVFLNEGSMLKPYLEKKEQPAPVIWKEAIVSPENTSIILSDLIKVVEDPTGTAHDPKLPNIKLAGKTGTAELKTTKEEIGKENGWFVGMNTENPELLITMMIEDVKDRGGSHYVVPKVKQVFSSYMK, from the coding sequence GTGAAAAAGAGTTATATATTAGCCGCAATTGTCTTGCTGGTCTTCATTTTAGGCGCCTGTTCTAAAGGGCCGACGCCTGAAGAGAGATTTCAGGAATATGTGAGCCTCTGGAATGAGCAAAAATTTAACGAAATGTACGATTTCTTATCGGCAGACGCAAAAAGCAAAATGACAGAAAAAGAGTTTACAGTCCGATACAAAAAAATCTATCAATCCATAGAAGTCAGCAGTTTGAAAGTTACATATGACAAACCGGAAGAGGAAGCAGACAGGGGAGATGAGAAAAAAGCTTCTCTGCCATATGCTTTAAAGATGGAAACACTTGCTGGTCCCGTGGAATTTGAACAGGATGCTGTTTTTGTCCAAGAAGAAACGGATAAAGAAGAAAATTGGTTTTTAGCGTGGAATCCATCGATGATTTTCCCGCAGCTGAAAGAAGGAGATGCTGTCCGCGTTTCTGAAATCAAGCCCCTGCGGGGAAGCATCTTTGATAAATACGGAAAAGGAATTGCCATTCAGGCGAAAGTTCCTGAAATTCAAGTGGTTCCCGGTCAGCTTGGCGACAACCCTGAAAAAGTAAAGGCGGAAGCTGCGAAACTGCTGAATCTTTCTGTTGAAGATATAGATGCAAAGCTTTCAGCCAACTGGGTAAAGCCGGATGTCTCTGTACCGATCATGAAAGTCGATCCAGCGAATAAAGAGCTGCTTAAAAAAGTAACCTCTCTTCCGGGCTTTCAAAAAGCAGATGTTGACAGCAGATATTATCCGCAGGGAGAGAGTTCTGCCCACCTATCCGGATATGTCGGCAGCATTTCAGCGGAGCAGCTTGGGGACTTAAAGGATAAAGGGTATACAAGCACCTCACAAATCGGAAAAGCCGGGCTTGAATATGTGTACGAGGAACGCCTGAGAGGAAAATCGGGCTATAGAATTTTTATTGATTCTTCAAATGAAACAATTGCTGAAACACCTGCGGAAAATGGGGAAGACATCACGGTAACAATTGATTCCGGTCTGCAAAAGCAGCTGTATAATCAGCTGAAAGGGGACTCTGGAACAGCGGTGGCTCTTCATCCTAAAACAGGAGAAACCCTTGCAATGGTCAGCAGTCCGTCCTATAATCCGAATCAATTTGTATTTGGCATGTCAGGGGCAGCGTACCAAGCATTGGCTGAAAACCCGCATAAACCGCTTAGTGCAAAATTCAACAAAACCTTTTCACCTGGTTCTACATTTAAGCCAATAACAGCAGCTGTCGGTTTAAAGACCGGGAGCATTGAGCCTGAAGCTGTTAAGAAAATTACTGGCCCATCATGGCAAAAAGGACCTGAATGGGGCAAATATACAATTACGAGAGTTTCTGATAAATATTCATCTGTTAATCTCGAACGTGCTCTTGTCTCATCAGATAATATCTATTTTGCTCAAGCTGCTTTAGATATAGGACCTGAAGCCTTTAAAAAGGGCTTGGAGGAATTTGGATTCAGTGAAGAGATTGATTATCCATTTCCAATCGCGACTTCCTCCATTTCAACTTCAGATTTAGCAGCAGAAGAAATTCTTCTTGCAGACTCAGGATATGGACAAGGTGAAGTGCAGATGAGCCCTATGCATCTGGCCGCAGCCTATACTGTCTTTTTGAACGAAGGAAGCATGTTGAAGCCTTATCTTGAGAAAAAAGAGCAGCCTGCGCCTGTGATTTGGAAAGAAGCGATTGTCAGCCCAGAGAACACCTCCATTATTTTGTCTGATTTAATCAAAGTCGTTGAAGATCCAACCGGAACTGCTCATGACCCGAAATTACCGAATATTAAGCTTGCCGGCAAAACAGGAACCGCTGAACTGAAAACGACAAAGGAAGAAATCGGAAAGGAAAATGGCTGGTTTGTCGGGATGAACACGGAAAATCCTGAACTTCTGATTACTATGATGATTGAGGATGTGAAGGACCGTGGAGGCAGTCACTACGTCGTTCCGAAGGTTAAACAAGTATTTTCAAGCTATATGAAGTAA
- a CDS encoding DUF1836 domain-containing protein, translating into MSTIQLKRSDMARLLLALKGESGQTPLELLNQLGIRKNRSEEVLPDFIKNQKPFPRGLSTNEIVALAKLCELTSLKSTSIQNWIKRDIKELIGAPELGKKYSIEQAAILLIVRDLKSVFDFDTIRQLLMSLFNTISDRSDDLISPLTYYAAYGEILERMESITVFSLSEHEMEEEILKKIEASRDLFKDLSNELWIQVKSILTVTVLSVIASYLQRRTELFFHQHLEQK; encoded by the coding sequence ATGAGTACAATTCAGTTAAAGCGATCTGATATGGCCAGACTGCTGCTTGCTTTAAAGGGTGAAAGCGGACAAACTCCGCTTGAACTGCTTAACCAGTTAGGCATCCGGAAAAACAGATCAGAAGAGGTATTGCCTGATTTTATAAAAAATCAGAAACCATTCCCAAGAGGCCTATCAACAAATGAAATTGTAGCACTTGCAAAGCTGTGTGAATTGACGTCGCTGAAGTCAACTTCCATTCAGAACTGGATTAAGCGGGATATAAAAGAGTTGATCGGTGCACCTGAGCTTGGCAAAAAGTATTCAATTGAACAGGCTGCCATCCTGCTGATTGTCAGAGATTTAAAATCGGTTTTTGATTTTGATACAATCAGGCAGCTCTTAATGAGCTTATTTAATACGATATCAGACCGAAGCGATGACTTAATCTCTCCTTTGACTTATTATGCCGCATATGGGGAGATCCTCGAAAGAATGGAGTCCATAACAGTTTTCTCCTTATCTGAGCACGAAATGGAGGAGGAAATCTTAAAAAAGATCGAGGCATCCAGGGATCTTTTTAAAGATCTTTCGAATGAATTATGGATACAGGTAAAAAGCATATTAACGGTTACCGTTCTGTCTGTGATTGCCTCTTATCTTCAGAGAAGAACAGAGCTGTTTTTTCATCAGCATCTGGAACAGAAATAA
- a CDS encoding TrkH family potassium uptake protein, producing the protein MKRFKLFLQKLTPFQLIAAYYIIAVSVSVALLSLPVAHQEGVEWGFMDGLFTAVSAVSVTGLSVVNLSETLTVPGIFILMFVLQFGGIGVMTLGSFIWLIVGKRIGLRERRLIMADQNQYALSGIVNLMKQILLLILIIEFSGGMILGIYFLKYYPTWQEAFLHGFFNSVSATTNGGFDITGASMIPYADDYFIQFVIILLITLGAIGFPVLIEVKTFLFSKKGKYRFTLFTKLTTVTYGLLVIGGTVMIALLEFQFFFQDKSWHETFFYSLFQSTATRSGGLATMDVSLFSEATLLILCILMFIGASPSSVGGGIRTTTFALNLLALYHFAKGNKTIKIFKRELHEDDVKKSLVVTLMAFVLCFTSVFILSITESFTFIEILFEVCSAFGTTGLSMGITPDLSTIGKCIIMILMFIGRIGIVTFIYIIGSKEAKPNYHYPKERVIIG; encoded by the coding sequence ATGAAACGATTTAAATTATTCTTGCAAAAATTAACTCCGTTTCAGCTGATAGCAGCCTATTACATTATCGCAGTCAGCGTTTCGGTTGCCTTGCTGAGCCTTCCTGTCGCCCATCAAGAAGGGGTGGAATGGGGATTTATGGATGGCCTTTTTACAGCTGTAAGCGCAGTAAGCGTGACTGGATTAAGTGTTGTTAATTTATCAGAAACTTTAACCGTACCAGGTATTTTTATCCTCATGTTTGTTCTTCAGTTCGGTGGAATTGGAGTCATGACGCTCGGTTCTTTTATCTGGCTGATAGTCGGGAAACGAATTGGCCTCAGAGAGAGAAGATTAATCATGGCGGATCAAAATCAATATGCACTTTCGGGAATTGTAAATTTGATGAAGCAAATTTTGCTTTTGATCCTTATTATCGAGTTCAGCGGCGGCATGATCCTCGGCATCTATTTCCTGAAATACTATCCTACATGGCAAGAAGCTTTCCTGCACGGCTTTTTTAATTCTGTAAGTGCAACTACCAATGGCGGCTTTGACATTACGGGTGCTTCGATGATTCCATATGCTGATGATTACTTCATTCAATTTGTCATTATTCTTTTGATTACATTAGGCGCAATCGGCTTCCCTGTTTTAATAGAGGTGAAAACCTTTTTATTCAGCAAAAAGGGAAAATACCGTTTTACGCTTTTTACTAAACTTACGACGGTTACATACGGTTTGCTGGTTATTGGCGGCACAGTAATGATTGCATTGCTCGAGTTTCAATTTTTCTTTCAGGACAAATCATGGCATGAAACCTTTTTCTACTCGCTGTTTCAGTCAACCGCAACGAGAAGCGGCGGGCTGGCAACTATGGATGTCAGCCTGTTTTCAGAGGCAACACTGCTGATTTTATGTATTTTGATGTTTATCGGTGCCTCCCCGAGCTCAGTCGGCGGCGGAATCCGGACCACAACATTCGCGCTGAATTTACTGGCGCTTTACCACTTTGCAAAAGGGAACAAAACGATCAAAATCTTCAAAAGAGAACTGCACGAGGATGATGTGAAAAAGTCACTGGTAGTTACTTTGATGGCTTTCGTTCTTTGCTTCACATCCGTGTTTATCCTATCCATTACGGAAAGTTTTACCTTCATCGAAATCCTGTTTGAAGTATGCTCGGCATTCGGGACAACGGGGCTTTCAATGGGAATTACACCTGATTTGAGCACCATAGGAAAATGCATCATTATGATCCTCATGTTCATCGGCAGAATTGGCATTGTAACCTTTATCTACATTATCGGTTCAAAAGAAGCAAAACCAAATTATCATTATCCAAAAGAACGTGTCATTATTGGATAA
- the htpX gene encoding protease HtpX: MAKRIFLFILTNILVLITIGVVLSLLGVGSYVNASGGIDFISLLVFSAVVGFTGSFISLLMSKWMAKMMMRVKVLKPDQSLSVYERNLVDRVHRLSRAAGITKMPEVGIYQSREVNAFATGPSKNNSLVAVSTGLLEEMDDAAVEGVLAHEVAHISNGDMVTMTLLQGVVNTFVVFLARIAAWAASRFVRESMAPIVHYIAILIFQLLFSILGSLVVCAYSRHREFHADNGGADLAGKDKMVHALRALKGYTQRINNEQSSVATLKISGKRGLSLFSTHPDLDERIRRLEAK, encoded by the coding sequence ATGGCTAAACGAATTTTCCTTTTTATTTTAACAAATATTCTTGTGCTTATTACAATTGGTGTTGTCCTCTCGCTTTTAGGCGTTGGATCATATGTGAATGCATCGGGTGGGATCGATTTCATAAGCTTGCTTGTTTTCAGTGCAGTCGTAGGTTTTACCGGGTCATTTATTTCACTCCTGATGTCTAAATGGATGGCAAAAATGATGATGAGGGTCAAGGTTTTAAAGCCTGATCAATCACTGTCAGTTTATGAAAGAAATCTCGTAGACCGTGTTCATAGATTATCAAGAGCTGCCGGTATAACGAAGATGCCGGAAGTGGGAATCTATCAATCTCGCGAGGTGAATGCCTTTGCAACAGGTCCTTCAAAAAACAATTCACTTGTAGCCGTATCTACCGGACTCCTTGAGGAAATGGATGATGCAGCGGTTGAAGGAGTGCTTGCCCATGAGGTTGCGCATATATCAAACGGTGATATGGTGACAATGACATTGCTTCAAGGTGTTGTAAATACATTTGTTGTGTTCCTTGCTAGAATTGCAGCATGGGCAGCATCGAGATTTGTCAGAGAATCTATGGCACCAATTGTTCACTACATTGCGATTCTTATTTTCCAGCTGCTGTTCTCGATTCTTGGCAGTCTTGTGGTCTGTGCCTATTCCCGCCATCGTGAATTCCATGCAGATAATGGCGGAGCGGATCTTGCCGGCAAGGACAAAATGGTTCATGCGCTTCGTGCTCTTAAAGGATACACACAGCGGATCAACAACGAACAATCCTCCGTTGCGACGCTGAAAATCAGCGGTAAACGCGGTCTCTCTCTATTTTCAACACATCCTGACTTAGATGAGAGAATTCGCCGTTTAGAAGCCAAATAA